One window of the Acaryochloris sp. CCMEE 5410 genome contains the following:
- a CDS encoding Uma2 family endonuclease → MTLSLDKTESLIFQRRDATWQDYVAIREGKDDWRKIAFHAGWLWVDMGTEGPNHASFSDLITAVFFVWAFLHPEDALQSYGRCLLELPDTHACAPDLVLYKGESFPRWQPGEPRRIELNRHRLPDLVGEIADTTLNIDLDEQKQLYASLGIAEYWVIDVKGRQLFAFGLSEVGVYETLESSQVLTGLPIGLVEQTLERLTVGTNTAAANWLMQQLQVQTSTGEELTAEAT, encoded by the coding sequence ATGACTCTTTCTCTGGACAAAACTGAATCGCTGATCTTCCAGCGTCGGGACGCAACTTGGCAAGACTATGTGGCTATCCGGGAAGGGAAAGACGACTGGCGCAAGATTGCGTTTCATGCAGGATGGTTATGGGTTGATATGGGGACAGAAGGGCCAAATCATGCTTCATTTAGTGATTTAATTACAGCAGTCTTTTTTGTTTGGGCCTTTTTACATCCTGAAGATGCCTTGCAATCCTATGGCCGTTGTTTATTGGAGCTACCCGATACTCATGCCTGTGCGCCTGATTTAGTGCTGTATAAGGGAGAGAGTTTTCCTCGGTGGCAACCGGGTGAACCTCGCCGCATTGAGCTGAATCGCCACCGTTTGCCTGATTTGGTGGGAGAAATTGCAGATACGACGCTGAATATTGATCTGGATGAGCAAAAGCAGCTTTATGCCAGTTTGGGAATTGCTGAATATTGGGTGATTGATGTTAAAGGTAGACAGCTTTTTGCGTTTGGGCTATCTGAAGTGGGTGTATATGAGACCCTCGAATCTTCACAAGTATTGACGGGGCTACCGATTGGCCTTGTGGAACAAACGTTAGAACGTTTAACGGTGGGGACGAATACGGCGGCAGCCAATTGGTTGATGCAGCAGTTGCAAGTTCAAACGTCAACAGGCGAAGAATTGACAGCCGAGGCGACATAA
- a CDS encoding NACHT domain-containing NTPase: MDLTPVLKDGHVLVLLDGLDEVQTKDHNRVLNLIKVFTEEFRDCQCVMTCRIAAREYTFEQFTEVEIADFNEEQIRDFAKKWFRTKKDNEKGKNFIKQLQDNKPIQELATNPLLLTLLCLVFGEANDFPHNRSELYKEGLDVLLKKWDAKRNIERDQVYKKLSLKRKEDLLSQLAYQTFEQGDYFFKQQVVETKIIEYIRNLQGANEDEEALQLDSEAVLKSIEAQHGLLVERARGIYSFSHLTFHEYFTAKQITSPTSKLSITLENLVKHCFEKRYREVFFLVVGILPEADEFFRLLKSKTDRFIADEPELQDFLAWVRVKARSVKADHKSEAIRAFYLALALALASANNLAFANASDLDLASASASVSDLALDLELTFNHTLSLARASASNLALAIASASDLDLASVLANDLACASNLALASASDLALDLALNLNLAIASNLSFSLDSASALVFALDRLAKIELLKRNDPETSIQLKSLKSQIPDGQNSKAFTSWWKTAGKLWTENLRAVMVNHRNIGHDWQFTTIQTDKLRQYFNANKLLAECLNSDCYVAKATREEILSSLLLPMSELETQ, encoded by the coding sequence CTGGATCTTACCCCAGTATTAAAGGATGGACATGTTTTAGTTTTACTGGATGGTCTGGATGAAGTGCAGACTAAAGATCATAATCGAGTGCTGAATTTAATAAAGGTTTTTACGGAAGAGTTCCGTGATTGCCAATGTGTAATGACCTGTCGGATTGCTGCCCGTGAATATACCTTTGAGCAGTTTACTGAAGTGGAAATTGCTGATTTTAATGAGGAACAAATAAGAGACTTTGCTAAGAAATGGTTTCGAACTAAGAAAGATAATGAAAAGGGCAAAAATTTCATCAAACAGTTGCAAGATAACAAGCCAATTCAAGAGCTAGCAACTAATCCACTCTTATTAACGTTGCTGTGTTTGGTATTTGGTGAAGCTAACGATTTTCCCCATAATCGATCAGAACTTTATAAAGAGGGGTTAGATGTTCTGCTGAAGAAATGGGATGCCAAACGTAATATTGAGCGAGATCAAGTCTATAAAAAACTGTCACTGAAGCGGAAGGAAGATCTGCTAAGTCAATTAGCTTATCAAACTTTTGAGCAAGGGGACTACTTCTTCAAACAGCAAGTTGTGGAAACGAAAATAATCGAATATATCCGTAATTTACAGGGTGCTAATGAAGATGAAGAAGCCCTACAACTGGATAGCGAAGCTGTACTCAAATCTATTGAAGCCCAACATGGTCTTTTGGTGGAACGTGCGCGGGGAATTTATTCTTTCTCGCATTTGACATTTCACGAATATTTCACGGCCAAACAAATTACTAGTCCAACGTCTAAGCTCTCTATAACCCTAGAAAATCTTGTTAAGCATTGTTTTGAAAAACGTTATAGAGAGGTTTTTTTCCTGGTTGTGGGGATATTGCCTGAAGCCGATGAGTTTTTCAGATTGCTCAAAAGCAAAACTGATCGGTTCATTGCTGATGAGCCTGAACTACAAGATTTTCTGGCTTGGGTTCGTGTAAAAGCTCGATCTGTCAAAGCTGACCATAAATCAGAAGCAATTCGAGCTTTTTACCTCGCCCTTGCTCTTGCCCTTGCCAGCGCCAACAACCTCGCCTTTGCTAACGCCAGTGACCTCGACCTTGCCAGCGCCAGCGCCAGCGTTAGCGACCTTGCCCTCGACCTCGAACTTACCTTCAACCATACTCTCTCCCTCGCTCGTGCTAGCGCCAGCAACCTCGCTCTTGCTATTGCTAGCGCTAGTGATCTCGATCTCGCCAGCGTCCTTGCCAATGACCTTGCCTGTGCCAGCAACCTTGCTCTCGCCAGCGCCAGTGACCTTGCCCTTGACCTTGCCCTCAATCTCAACCTTGCTATTGCTAGTAATCTCTCTTTCTCCCTCGATAGCGCCAGCGCCCTCGTCTTCGCCCTCGACCGACTGGCCAAAATCGAATTACTAAAAAGGAATGATCCTGAAACTAGTATTCAATTGAAAAGCTTAAAGTCTCAAATACCTGATGGCCAAAATAGTAAAGCATTCACCAGTTGGTGGAAAACTGCGGGAAAATTATGGACAGAAAATTTGCGGGCAGTGATGGTGAACCATCGCAATATAGGTCATGATTGGCAGTTCACCACTATTCAAACCGACAAGCTAAGACAGTATTTTAATGCCAACAAATTGTTGGCTGAATGTCTTAATAGTGATTGCTATGTCGCAAAAGCAACTCGCGAAGAGATCCTATCAAGCCTGCTTTTACCCATGAGTGAACTGGAGACACAGTAG
- a CDS encoding ISAs1 family transposase (programmed frameshift), with the protein MSHLIDTLKQVPDFRSAHGRIHPLWLLLLLMVMGMLAGYQGYRPLETFVSDYRQPLSELLGLESLEVPSHCTFRRVMKGLDFQALSHQFEAWMLSKAQTHSPDNYAASIDGKRIRQGLTDAKGKQRFVGLVSLFAVEAGITLKLEALTQEDNSEIKVVQALLETLQLDGLLITMDALHAQKTLEKIVASGNDYLVAVKSNQGRLYDHLQTYFECLKPMAEHIHSAQSRGRDEHRCIQVYEPVGIALQEWEAIRSVLCVQRWGTRKGKEYHNTAYYISSAATSPQHWQSLVREHWGIENRLHWPKDVVFGEDDYRLEDEQALLNWSVLRTIGINILRLNDYQSLKTAMTKLANRVDIIFSLLT; encoded by the exons ATGAGCCATCTAATCGATACTTTGAAGCAAGTCCCGGATTTCCGCAGTGCCCATGGCCGTATTCATCCGTTATGGCTGCTGTTGCTATTGATGGTGATGGGCATGCTTGCTGGATATCAAGGGTACCGTCCGTTAGAAACCTTTGTGAGCGATTATCGCCAGCCTTTAAGTGAGCTATTGGGGCTTGAGAGCCTCGAAGTTCCGTCTCACTGTACCTTTCGTCGAGTGATGAAGGGGCTTGACTTCCAAGCGTTGAGCCACCAATTTGAAGCATGGATGCTCTCGAAAGCCCAGACTCACTCTCCCGATAATTATGCAGCCTCCATTGATGGCAAACGGATTCGTCAGGGGCTGACAGATGCCAAGGGGAAGCAGCGTTTTGTAGGGTTGGTGAGTTTATTTGCGGTGGAAGCAGGCATCACCCTCAAGCTCGAAGCCCTCACTCAGGAGGATAATAGCGAAATCAAAGTCGTCCAGGCACTGTTGGAAACCCTTCAACTCGATGGCTTGCTGATTACCATGGATGCCTTACACGCCCAA AAAACACTTGAGAAGATTGTGGCCTCGGGTAACGACTATCTTGTGGCGGTCAAATCCAATCAGGGAAGACTTTACGACCACCTCCAGACTTACTTTGAGTGTCTTAAACCCATGGCTGAGCACATCCACTCCGCCCAAAGTAGAGGACGAGATGAACATCGGTGTATACAGGTTTATGAGCCTGTCGGCATAGCCCTACAAGAATGGGAGGCAATTCGCTCTGTGCTTTGTGTCCAACGATGGGGCACTCGCAAAGGAAAGGAGTATCACAATACGGCCTATTACATCAGTTCAGCTGCCACCTCACCCCAGCATTGGCAATCTCTGGTCCGAGAACATTGGGGCATTGAAAATCGGTTGCATTGGCCGAAGGATGTTGTTTTTGGCGAAGATGATTATCGACTCGAAGATGAACAAGCACTGCTCAATTGGTCAGTGCTTAGAACTATTGGGATTAATATCCTGCGGCTAAACGACTATCAATCCCTCAAAACCGCGATGACTAAGCTGGCTAATCGGGTCGATATTATTTTTTCGCTGCTAACTTAA
- a CDS encoding NACHT domain-containing NTPase, translated as MAAKSLAATPQSIELIERALTNKQWSRDDLWKYCDCSRQPSINFCSGKKVSKKLFVGFCKALDLDWEEVAGVEIAQSITEKTQITTNISTLVQDIRQKVNADIHNRCGTMRVLDMEQPIGIGEIYTRVNILEKLSGRQRLGVEELWQDCNINNFDRLMLGQIRVERVPGLEAVSRYNKLMILGKPGAGKTTFMKRLATQCNQGEFESHRIPVFVTLKELAESADKPDLQSYISQQWKACEVNEADLTPGLF; from the coding sequence ATGGCCGCGAAATCGCTAGCAGCAACCCCGCAAAGCATCGAATTAATTGAGCGAGCCTTAACAAATAAGCAATGGAGTAGAGATGATCTCTGGAAATATTGTGATTGTAGCCGCCAGCCTTCTATCAATTTTTGCTCAGGCAAGAAGGTCAGTAAAAAGCTGTTTGTCGGTTTTTGTAAAGCATTAGATCTTGATTGGGAAGAAGTCGCAGGAGTTGAGATTGCTCAAAGCATAACTGAAAAGACTCAAATTACAACTAATATCAGTACGCTTGTTCAAGATATTCGTCAAAAGGTAAATGCTGATATTCACAATCGCTGTGGCACGATGCGGGTGCTGGATATGGAACAACCGATTGGAATTGGTGAGATTTATACCCGCGTCAATATTTTGGAGAAACTGTCTGGAAGGCAACGTCTAGGGGTTGAAGAGCTATGGCAAGACTGTAACATTAACAACTTTGATCGCTTAATGCTGGGGCAGATACGTGTTGAGAGAGTGCCAGGATTAGAAGCGGTTTCACGCTATAACAAGCTGATGATCTTGGGGAAGCCGGGAGCGGGCAAAACCACTTTTATGAAACGGTTGGCGACCCAATGCAATCAAGGAGAGTTTGAATCCCATCGGATTCCTGTGTTTGTCACTTTGAAAGAGTTAGCTGAATCAGCAGATAAACCCGATTTGCAAAGCTATATTTCTCAGCAATGGAAAGCTTGTGAAGTTAATGAAGCCGATCTTACCCCAGGGCTGTTTTAA
- a CDS encoding Tex family protein yields MLNIVQILSQELSISPQRLQNALDLFAEGATIPFVARYRKERTGQMDETQLRQLSERFTYLTELEERKKTILDSIAQQNKLTEPLQAKIEACLLKTELEDLYLPYRPKRRTRATIAKEKGLEPLAQWLQALNKPTATLSQDLATEAARYINKDVATAEDALQGASDILAEGIADQAEIRAHLKNRFFQVGEFVSQVKSKYPEGSTKFEMYRSYQARAKNIPAHNLLALYRGEAEGILKVELATDEERILGDMEERVIRSKIRAVRDFFREVVKDAYTRLIKPSVVKEVRAACKAEADSESIQTFATNLRELLLSSPAGMKPTLGIDPGFRTGCKVVALDHTGKFLEYQAIFPHQAARQRDQAAKTVARLIQTYQIDLIAIGNGTAGRETDAFVADVLKTLDRKPIKVMVNESGASIYSASEIAIAEFPDLDITVRGAISIARRLQDPLAELVKLDPKSIGVGQYQHDVDQKLLKQKLEETVESCVNYVGVDLNTASKELLTFVSGITGAIANNIITYRNENGAFKNRKQLLKVAKLGPKAFEQAAGFLRIRTGDNPLDNTAVHPESYGVVKTISEDLELPLSQIAEIPAHLRPGDLNTYVTDTIGEPTLKDIMAELEKPGRDPRAEFKYAKFKEGITELTDLKPEMELEGIVTNVTNFGAFVDVGVHQDGLVHISQMADQFVKDPKQIVKVGQVVKVRVLEVNQKLKRIGLSMRSTSSRR; encoded by the coding sequence ATGTTGAATATTGTTCAAATACTCTCTCAAGAGCTATCGATTTCCCCTCAGCGCCTGCAAAATGCCTTGGACTTATTTGCTGAAGGGGCAACGATTCCCTTTGTGGCGCGGTATCGTAAAGAGCGAACCGGGCAAATGGATGAGACCCAGCTGCGGCAACTCTCAGAACGGTTTACCTACCTGACTGAACTGGAAGAGCGCAAGAAGACGATCCTAGACTCCATTGCCCAACAGAATAAGCTAACAGAGCCGCTCCAAGCCAAGATCGAAGCTTGTTTGCTGAAAACTGAACTCGAAGATCTTTACTTGCCCTATCGTCCTAAACGACGCACCCGAGCCACCATTGCCAAAGAAAAAGGATTAGAACCTTTGGCTCAATGGCTGCAAGCCCTCAATAAACCCACAGCAACCCTGAGCCAGGATCTGGCAACAGAAGCGGCTCGCTATATCAATAAAGATGTTGCCACTGCCGAGGATGCGTTGCAGGGGGCCTCGGATATTTTGGCGGAAGGAATTGCCGATCAGGCTGAGATTCGTGCCCATCTCAAAAATCGCTTCTTCCAAGTCGGCGAGTTTGTGTCTCAGGTGAAATCCAAATACCCAGAAGGGAGTACCAAGTTTGAGATGTACCGAAGTTACCAAGCCCGAGCCAAGAATATTCCGGCCCATAATTTGCTGGCCCTCTATCGAGGAGAAGCAGAAGGTATTCTCAAAGTCGAGTTGGCGACTGATGAAGAGCGGATCTTGGGGGATATGGAAGAGCGGGTAATTCGTTCCAAAATTCGAGCTGTGCGAGATTTTTTCCGAGAGGTGGTGAAGGATGCCTATACTCGCCTGATTAAACCATCCGTGGTCAAGGAGGTTCGGGCTGCCTGCAAAGCGGAGGCGGATAGCGAGTCGATCCAAACCTTTGCCACCAATTTACGGGAACTACTGCTGTCTAGTCCTGCGGGAATGAAGCCCACCTTGGGGATTGATCCAGGGTTTCGCACCGGCTGCAAAGTGGTTGCCCTGGATCATACGGGTAAATTTTTGGAATACCAGGCGATTTTTCCCCACCAGGCAGCGAGGCAGCGAGACCAAGCCGCCAAAACCGTTGCCCGCCTCATTCAAACGTATCAAATCGACCTGATTGCCATTGGCAATGGAACAGCGGGCCGAGAAACCGATGCCTTTGTAGCGGATGTCTTAAAAACCCTAGACCGTAAGCCCATTAAGGTGATGGTGAATGAATCCGGTGCCTCGATTTATTCGGCCAGTGAAATTGCCATTGCCGAATTTCCTGATTTAGATATTACGGTGCGCGGGGCGATTAGTATTGCCCGCCGTCTCCAAGATCCCCTGGCAGAATTGGTGAAGCTTGATCCCAAGTCCATCGGCGTGGGCCAATATCAGCATGATGTGGATCAAAAGCTGTTGAAACAAAAGCTAGAAGAGACGGTGGAAAGCTGTGTGAACTATGTAGGGGTCGATTTGAATACGGCCTCCAAAGAACTACTGACCTTTGTGTCGGGGATTACGGGGGCGATTGCCAACAATATCATCACCTATCGCAACGAAAATGGGGCATTCAAAAACCGCAAGCAGCTTCTCAAAGTCGCCAAGCTCGGCCCCAAAGCCTTTGAGCAAGCCGCTGGCTTTTTGAGAATTCGGACGGGGGATAATCCCCTGGACAATACCGCTGTCCATCCCGAAAGTTATGGTGTGGTCAAGACGATTAGCGAAGATCTAGAGCTACCCCTTAGCCAAATCGCAGAGATTCCCGCGCATCTGAGGCCGGGAGATCTCAATACCTATGTGACTGACACGATTGGTGAGCCTACTCTCAAAGACATCATGGCGGAATTGGAAAAACCAGGCCGCGATCCACGGGCTGAATTCAAATACGCCAAGTTCAAAGAAGGTATTACGGAACTGACGGATCTTAAACCTGAAATGGAGTTGGAAGGGATTGTCACGAATGTCACCAATTTTGGGGCTTTTGTCGACGTTGGCGTCCATCAAGATGGCCTGGTCCATATTTCCCAAATGGCGGATCAATTTGTGAAAGATCCTAAGCAGATTGTGAAGGTGGGGCAAGTGGTGAAGGTGCGGGTTCTAGAGGTGAACCAAAAACTCAAACGTATTGGTTTATCGATGCGTTCGACCTCTAGCAGAAGATAG
- a CDS encoding YlxR family protein has translation MQPNHRRCISCRHIAPKSEFWRIVRVYPDHQIQLDQGMGRSAYLCPQADCLKAAQKKNRLAKVLRAKVPDSLYQALWERLEVQS, from the coding sequence ATGCAGCCCAACCATCGTCGATGTATCAGTTGTCGCCACATTGCCCCCAAATCTGAGTTTTGGCGGATTGTTCGGGTCTATCCCGATCATCAAATCCAGCTCGATCAAGGCATGGGTCGGTCTGCCTATCTCTGTCCCCAGGCCGATTGTCTCAAGGCGGCGCAGAAGAAAAATCGGTTGGCGAAAGTGCTCAGAGCAAAGGTGCCTGATAGTCTTTATCAGGCACTATGGGAGCGGCTAGAGGTTCAGTCCTAG
- a CDS encoding glycoside hydrolase family protein, which yields MAWRLGVSLTLLLGLGALLVLPKFDPKSLTWPTTEPGRIAPLAMSGGNPYLRALMRTISASESNDASPYTVLYGGSHIENLQEHPDRCIPIRWGPNQGLCTTAAGRYQFITTTWLETAEKYHPAPTGEWMWRRYSFAPEYQDRVVHAWLDDIHYWGTDIPQLLEDGQLQTVLKRLSGTWTSLGYGIESNKVTPHLMQIYERMLAEEIALANGLPTNYLPTVANQSVETTR from the coding sequence ATGGCTTGGCGTTTGGGTGTGTCGTTGACCTTGCTTCTAGGCTTGGGAGCCTTGTTGGTGCTGCCCAAGTTTGACCCCAAGAGTTTAACTTGGCCTACTACAGAGCCGGGTAGAATTGCCCCCCTTGCCATGTCTGGGGGCAATCCCTATCTCCGGGCCTTAATGCGGACGATTTCGGCCAGTGAATCGAATGATGCTAGCCCCTACACCGTGCTTTATGGCGGTAGCCATATCGAAAATTTGCAGGAGCACCCCGATCGCTGCATTCCCATTCGGTGGGGACCGAATCAAGGGCTATGCACGACGGCGGCTGGACGTTATCAGTTTATTACGACCACCTGGTTAGAAACTGCAGAGAAGTATCATCCTGCCCCGACGGGAGAATGGATGTGGCGACGCTATAGTTTTGCCCCTGAATACCAGGACCGAGTAGTCCATGCTTGGTTAGATGACATCCATTATTGGGGGACAGATATTCCCCAACTCCTAGAAGATGGCCAGCTCCAAACGGTTCTGAAACGGCTGTCGGGAACGTGGACCAGTTTGGGCTATGGCATTGAGAGTAATAAGGTGACCCCCCACCTAATGCAGATTTACGAACGCATGCTGGCGGAAGAAATTGCCCTAGCCAATGGGTTACCGACCAACTATTTGCCCACGGTGGCCAACCAATCCGTGGAAACGACGCGCTAG
- a CDS encoding NAD(P)H-binding protein, whose amino-acid sequence MKAFVAGATGQTGRRIVSQLVERGIPVRALVRDIDRAKALLPEAAELVVGDVLDASSLESAIADCNVLLCATGAAPGFNPFAPLQIDYLGTKNLVDVAKAKNIEHFVLVSSLCTSKLLHPLNLFFLVLVWKKQAEQYIQNSGLTYTIVRPGGLKNEDNDNSVVMSAPDTLFEGSIPRTKVAEVCIEALTAASSHNKIVEIVAPSEALDRPIPDLFASV is encoded by the coding sequence ATGAAAGCATTTGTGGCTGGAGCAACGGGTCAAACGGGTCGCCGCATTGTGTCTCAATTAGTTGAACGGGGCATTCCCGTACGAGCTTTGGTTCGAGATATTGATAGAGCAAAAGCACTCTTACCGGAAGCTGCTGAGTTAGTGGTGGGCGATGTATTGGATGCGAGTTCGTTAGAAAGTGCGATCGCAGATTGTAACGTCCTCCTTTGCGCCACCGGAGCGGCTCCTGGCTTTAATCCGTTTGCACCCCTACAAATTGATTACCTGGGGACCAAAAACTTAGTGGATGTAGCCAAAGCCAAAAACATTGAGCATTTTGTTTTGGTCTCTTCCCTCTGTACATCGAAGCTGCTGCATCCCCTGAATCTGTTCTTCTTGGTATTGGTTTGGAAGAAGCAGGCCGAACAATATATTCAAAACAGTGGGCTTACCTATACCATCGTCCGTCCCGGTGGACTGAAGAACGAGGATAACGATAACTCCGTCGTCATGTCTGCCCCCGATACTTTATTTGAAGGCAGCATTCCCCGGACCAAAGTGGCTGAAGTTTGTATTGAAGCTCTGACGGCTGCATCCTCTCACAATAAGATTGTTGAAATCGTTGCTCCGTCTGAAGCGTTAGACCGACCAATCCCTGACTTATTTGCTAGTGTTTAA